The DNA window CAAAATTTGCAAGCTTTGAAACTTAACTTATGTTGGGAGCTTGAAGAATTGCCGAAGAAGATTGAAAAATTGGTGAATCTTACCCATCTTGGGTGTGAAGATTGTAGTGGCTTAACTCATATGCCACGTGGAATAGGGAAGCTGACTTCCCTTGAGACGTTAAGCAAGTTTGTAGTGGACAAAGATGGCTCACGTGACGGTGCAGATCTAAGTGAATTGAGTGGGCTTAACAACTTAACGGGACGGCTAGAGATAACAAATTTGGGATTCGTAAAAAATGCAAAAGAGAAGTTTAAAGCTGCTAATTTGAAAGAGAAGCAACATTTGAGATTGTTGGTCTTAGTATGGAATGATTATGGTGACGACGACGACGACAGcggtaatgatgatgatgatgatgacaagTCACTTGAAGACCTCCGGCCCCATCCCAATCTCAAGGAGCTCTTTATTGGAGGATGGAGGAGTGATGCCAAGTTTCCAAGTTGGCTTTCTTTGCTCACAAACCTCATCGTGATTAGAATATGGGGTCCTAGTAATTTCAAACAAATCCCGTCCTTTGCGCAATTGCCTTGTCTTCAAAAGCTGTCAATTGTTGATTTAACTCTGCTGGAGTACATGGACGATAATAGCCCAAAAGGAAGTCAAGGAGAACCAGAATCATTCTTCCCATCGCTTAAGTCTCTTTGCCTCGAGAATTGCCCAAATATGAAGAGTTGGTGGAGGAAAAGCTCGATTGATGATGATAACGAGGATGACACAACAGTTATAGGAACATCAACCATGGCATTTCCTTGTCTTTCCTCTTTAGAAATTGTAAATTGCCCTTTGACTTCAATGCCGTTGTATCCTTCACTCGATGATGATCTAAGGTTGGTGAAGACCAGTTCAAGGCCTTTAAAGCAGACCATGAAGATGAACATCACTAGTACGACCCCATCAAGTTCCacttcttctcttcctctctcCAAATTGAAATCTTTCCATGTACACAAAATTGAGGGATTGGACACTCACATGCTAGATGAGTACTTGAAACATTTCACCGGCCTCAAAAAATTAACAATAGGAGATTGCAAGGAGGTTGATTTAGGGGGCATGCAATGGGAAGCCCTTAAGAATCTCTCTCATTTGGGGATTATTAATATTCCACAGCTGGTGTCTCTCCCCCTTTGGCTTCAACATCTTGTTCAATTGAAAGATTAGAAATTTGGAATTGCAGCGGATTGAGGTCACTCTTTCCTGTGTTCCAACATCTCACTTTCCTTGAAGATCTTTTAGTAAGCAAGTGCAAGGAGCTGGAGCTATCAGCAGCTGGCTTACAAATATTCCAAGATCAGACAAGACTACGCTCCTTAGCACTGGAAAATATTTCAAAGTGTCGGCATCTTCCGGAGTGGATTCAACATCTAACAAATCTGCAAATTCTTTCTCTTGTTGATTGGCCCAATTTAACGTCACTTCCGGATGAGATGCGCTGCCTAACCAATTTGCAACAGTTAAATATACACGAGGTTCCTCAGTTGGAAGAAAGGTGTCAGAAGGACATTGGTGCCGATTGGTATAAGATTGCTCACATACCTTCAGGTTGGTCTTTTCATTAATTTCCTTATTGAAATACTACTCATTTTccataatatttttgttaattttgcgcAGTAACCCATTGGCCTGCTGTTGGATATATCTGAAAAGCATTTGACAACTTTAAGAAATTAGATGCAGAAAAGAGGTGGTAACTACTTAAATGGTTTacatttttaaatcataaaatctcacaatttcagatgATCTAATATAACCCCCTAACTAAGCTTCTTCTTTTTCAGCATGTGTTCAATTGAAGAGCCAAAAAACAGGACATGCGTTCTTCATCAGCTGACCTGTCCATGGCATTGTACTCCCATGAAATCCTCCTCTCCATGCACACGTGTTCTTTCTTTTCTTCGTTGAAGAGTCCCTCTGATGATCTAATCCTAATTTCTGCTAGATTTTGGCTCTCTTTTTCGGCAGAGCACAGCATATATTACAAGAAGCAGAGGCCATACTTTCAACTACGATTTTTTCGTCTGCCAAAAATATTCCAACTCAAGAAAAATGGTAATATATGGTTCCCATGCCACTGACAGATTCTTGGTGTCGTGTTGGAGAGAGCTTAAACACGCAATGTGGTTGTCATGTAAGTAAATTGAATAGGGGTAGGGGTTAAGGGTTGATAAAAATGGAGGGGGAAGAGAGGGATATTTCACAATATTCTTTGATGCAGGGCACCCCTTTTAACTGTTTGAATTTTGAAGGTTAAATCATGGAAGGATCTTGCTTCAGAATATTTGGTGGTGAGGATGAGGTTGATGCTCTATGTTTGGGAATGGGAGTTCGTTACTATTACAGATTACGATGCCCTATGTTTGGCCCTTTGTTGAACTTGAACTGAAAAAGCATAGAAAATGGCCAGTCATGCACATAAATAAAGTTCTGTTTAGCAACAGTAAGTGTTTCTATATTTGGACACTGCTCAGTCTAAATGGCATCAATTTTAACATATTCCAAGTTTGCATTTATAATTTCCAGGTTCATTGTTGCTTTTGGAACAGTCTCGTTGTTGAAGCATGATAATGTCGGAGATATTgcatttggaaatttattattcCACTTTACACGGAGCTTATGAAGAGTTTGACCAATCCTAGAGCATATGTATAGATGATTTATTTTATGAATGATGTGTGAATTTAAAGAAGCACATATCTTCATAATAGGAGCTATTATTGAGTGACATTGTTATACACCATCCGAGTGTTTATTTTCACTTGCATAGTTAAAAAGAATTGGAAGAGAAATTACTTAACTATACAAAGGTGAGGTTGTATCAAGTGTTTGAGGGGTAAAGCTAAATCACTCTTGTGTAGTATGAAGTTCATAGTATATTTATCTCTAGGCAAGGCCTCGCAGATGTGGTACGACTTCTAAAGTATATAAACATcttgattatattttttatttattttgttgcaTGATACCGGccaaaaaaaaac is part of the Gossypium hirsutum isolate 1008001.06 chromosome D11, Gossypium_hirsutum_v2.1, whole genome shotgun sequence genome and encodes:
- the LOC121223305 gene encoding putative disease resistance protein RGA3; its protein translation is MPRGIGKLTSLETLSKFVVDKDGSRDGADLSELSGLNNLTGRLEITNLGFVKNAKEKFKAANLKEKQHLRLLVLVWNDYGDDDDDSGNDDDDDDKSLEDLRPHPNLKELFIGGWRSDAKFPSWLSLLTNLIVIRIWGPSNFKQIPSFAQLPCLQKLSIVDLTLLEYMDDNSPKGSQGEPESFFPSLKSLCLENCPNMKSWWRKSSIDDDNEDDTTVIGTSTMAFPCLSSLEIVNCPLTSMPLYPSLDDDLRLVKTSSRPLKQTMKMNITSTTPSSSTSSLPLSKLKSFHVHKIEGLDTHMLDEYLKHFTGLKKLTIGDCKEVDLGGMQWEALKNLSHLGIINIPQLVGLRSLFPVFQHLTFLEDLLVSKCKELELSAAGLQIFQDQTRLRSLALENISKCRHLPEWIQHLTNLQILSLVDWPNLTSLPDEMRCLTNLQQLNIHEVPQLEERCQKDIGADWYKIAHIPSGWSFH